One Castanea sativa cultivar Marrone di Chiusa Pesio chromosome 4, ASM4071231v1 DNA window includes the following coding sequences:
- the LOC142631146 gene encoding glucan endo-1,3-beta-glucosidase 10-like has protein sequence MNLTKSISVPMAHSFDIMEFSYPPSAGAFMQELMGYMHGILNFHVQTGSKIYANMYPFFAYRGSKEIPLDYVLFEPNKGFEDPTTNLFYDNMLFAQIDSVYFAISMLGYNGISISVSETDWPSNGDVDEVGATLDNAAKYNGKLIRMVAQNKVTPLRPNLDLDVYIFVLFNENMKSGPTSVRNFGLFQPNGISLYSIQVVCGVDSSSAIERHNQIGLMLILCLASIALL, from the coding sequence ATGAACCTAACAAAAAGTATTAGCGTACCCATGGCACATTCCTTTGATATCATGGAATTTTCTTATCCTCCATCGGCTGGAGCTTTTATGCAAGAATTAATGGGATATATGCATGGAATCTTGAACTTCCATGTGCAAACGGGTTCAAAAATTTATGCTAATATGTACCCTTTTTTTGCATACAGGGGTTCAAAGGAAATTCCACTTGATTATGTTCTTTTTGAGCCAAATAAAGGGTTTGAAGATCCAACTACCAATCTCTTCTATGACAACATGTTATTTGCACAGATTGATTCGGTTTATTTTGCAATATCTATGTTGGGTTATAATGGGATCTCTATTAGTGTCTCAGAGACTGATTGGCCATCAAACGGAGATGTTGATGAAGTTGGTGCTACACTTGATAATGCAGCTAAGTATAATGGCAAATTGATTAGAATGGTAGCTCAAAACAAAGTGACACCATTGAGGCCGAATTTGGATTTAGATGTgtatatttttgtgttgtttaaTGAAAATATGAAGTCTGGACCCACATCTGTGAGAAATTTTGGGCTATTTCAACCTAATGGTATTTCACTGTATTCCATTCAAGTTGTTTGTGGAGTTGATAGTTCTTCTGCCATTGAAAGACATAATCAAATTGGGCTTATGTTAATCTTGTGCCTAGCATCAATTGCACTGCTCTAG